A part of Deinococcus detaillensis genomic DNA contains:
- a CDS encoding ABC transporter permease, which produces MNSSSAHHIWRKFKVLMAVQFAHMTVYRAEIVIWMLSGTLSLIMGLIWMQQAASSPNGEIGGYTAQDFASYFIATWGTAQILVVWVAWELSFDVRQGTLSPKLLRPIDPFWMHYVGHWAERIVRLPLMFVLLVIFALLTGAHYTTDVSRWLAYLMLVPLAFTLRFLLEYSIGLLAFWFEAAENFQELVWVLYAALGGLLAPISLYPAAVQMIAYATPFPYMLSLPCNLLTGKADLGDALRGWLILLGWTLAFAVLQAVLWRRGVRKYGAVGA; this is translated from the coding sequence GTGAACTCTTCTTCCGCGCACCATATCTGGCGAAAGTTCAAAGTGCTGATGGCGGTGCAGTTTGCCCACATGACCGTCTACCGCGCTGAAATCGTGATCTGGATGCTGTCGGGCACACTCAGCCTGATTATGGGTCTGATCTGGATGCAGCAGGCGGCTTCGTCACCCAACGGTGAAATCGGCGGCTACACGGCCCAGGATTTTGCCTCCTACTTCATCGCCACCTGGGGCACGGCGCAGATTCTGGTGGTGTGGGTGGCCTGGGAACTCAGTTTCGACGTGCGGCAGGGCACCTTATCCCCCAAGTTGCTGCGCCCGATTGATCCGTTCTGGATGCACTACGTCGGTCACTGGGCCGAGCGCATCGTCCGTCTGCCGCTGATGTTCGTGCTGCTGGTCATCTTCGCCCTGCTGACCGGGGCGCACTACACCACTGACGTTTCGCGCTGGCTGGCGTACCTGATGCTGGTGCCGCTGGCCTTCACTCTGCGATTCTTGCTGGAATATTCCATCGGCCTGCTGGCCTTCTGGTTCGAGGCCGCCGAGAACTTTCAGGAACTCGTCTGGGTGCTCTACGCCGCGCTGGGCGGGCTGCTGGCTCCGATCAGTTTGTATCCGGCGGCGGTGCAGATGATCGCCTACGCCACGCCGTTTCCCTACATGCTGAGCTTGCCCTGCAACCTCCTGACGGGCAAGGCCGATCTGGGCGACGCTCTGCGCGGCTGGCTGATTTTGCTGGGCTGGACACTGGCGTTTGCGGTCCTGCAGGCGGTGCTGTGGCGGCGCGGCGTGCGGAAATACGGAGCAGTGGGAGCGTGA
- a CDS encoding c-type cytochrome produces the protein MRLPILAAAALLSSAAAASADLKQGQSIYQTNCAACHGAKAQGGLGPKLSGEAANWSAAIFQRALLKNINDNGKMFKAPMPFWGKVGFAGDKGKAPTKTELVALQAYLKTFK, from the coding sequence ATGCGACTTCCCATTCTTGCCGCCGCCGCGCTGCTCAGCTCCGCTGCCGCCGCTTCCGCCGATCTCAAACAGGGCCAGAGCATTTATCAAACCAACTGCGCGGCCTGCCACGGAGCCAAAGCGCAGGGTGGCCTCGGCCCCAAGCTGTCGGGCGAGGCGGCCAACTGGAGCGCGGCGATCTTCCAGCGGGCACTGCTCAAAAATATAAACGACAACGGAAAAATGTTCAAAGCGCCGATGCCGTTTTGGGGCAAGGTCGGCTTCGCGGGTGACAAGGGCAAAGCGCCGACCAAAACCGAGCTGGTGGCGCTGCAAGCTTACTTAAAAACCTTCAAGTAA
- a CDS encoding class I SAM-dependent methyltransferase — translation MTGPRKTSNPTRKLKLRRPEPQAPAAPKAGYFEITPAELPPRLDRLTALTKSGVRGAPGIDGAQALLTETLMRQRVKGEVLDLTALGGLLASLTGVTLRAVEGSAPALAVLRAANLSPQVAAPGDTLERSPTVTLILAGDRGNAYIQAQVAWAHACTPPGGILYLAGDKDKGFDRYVRAASAVFGIGETIAKDGGLRVAKLVRRPGPTPPQPAPETYEHDGLKVVALPGVFSAAKIDKATALLLRTVEGLELGGKTVLDLGCGAGVIGAWAAKQGAAVTLADADLSSVRSAEQTLAANQLTGEVIHSDVDAALGERTFDLILSNPPFHVGRGVVLDVAAEFLATAQRRLNAEGVAYFVANDFLPYEKPLSSWATVEEVVREGGFKVLRAVRK, via the coding sequence ATGACCGGCCCCCGCAAAACGTCCAACCCAACCCGAAAACTCAAGTTGCGCCGCCCCGAGCCGCAAGCTCCGGCGGCTCCCAAAGCGGGTTACTTTGAGATCACCCCCGCCGAATTGCCGCCGCGCTTAGACCGCCTGACGGCCCTGACCAAATCCGGCGTGCGCGGCGCTCCGGGTATTGACGGCGCTCAGGCGCTCCTGACTGAAACCCTGATGCGCCAGCGGGTCAAAGGCGAGGTGCTGGATTTGACGGCGCTGGGCGGCCTGCTCGCCAGCTTAACCGGCGTGACCTTGCGGGCAGTGGAGGGTTCGGCCCCCGCGCTGGCCGTTTTGCGTGCGGCCAACCTGAGTCCGCAAGTGGCCGCTCCCGGCGACACGCTGGAGCGCTCGCCTACCGTCACGCTGATTTTGGCTGGCGACAGGGGCAACGCTTATATTCAGGCACAAGTGGCCTGGGCGCACGCCTGCACGCCGCCGGGCGGCATCCTGTACTTGGCCGGCGACAAAGACAAAGGCTTTGACCGCTACGTGCGGGCGGCGTCGGCCGTTTTCGGCATCGGTGAAACCATCGCCAAGGACGGCGGACTCCGGGTCGCCAAACTGGTGCGCCGTCCCGGCCCCACGCCGCCGCAGCCCGCACCCGAAACCTACGAGCATGACGGCCTTAAAGTGGTTGCCCTGCCCGGCGTGTTCAGCGCGGCGAAGATAGACAAGGCCACCGCGCTGCTGCTCAGAACAGTGGAGGGCCTGGAACTTGGCGGCAAAACCGTGCTGGATTTGGGCTGCGGCGCGGGCGTCATCGGCGCGTGGGCGGCCAAGCAGGGCGCTGCCGTGACGCTGGCCGACGCCGATCTGAGCAGCGTCAGGAGCGCTGAGCAAACGCTGGCGGCCAACCAACTCACGGGAGAAGTCATTCACAGCGACGTGGACGCGGCTTTGGGAGAACGCACCTTCGATCTGATTTTGTCCAACCCGCCCTTTCACGTGGGGCGCGGCGTGGTGCTGGACGTGGCTGCCGAATTTCTGGCCACCGCCCAGCGCCGCTTGAATGCCGAGGGCGTAGCTTACTTTGTCGCCAACGACTTTTTGCCCTACGAAAAGCCGCTCTCCAGTTGGGCCACCGTAGAAGAGGTGGTGCGGGAGGGCGGCTTTAAAGTGCTCAGGGCGGTGCGGAAGTAA
- a CDS encoding ABC transporter permease encodes MRFFRLLRIYLSASLSVQLAYRANFFAALLSSFANLATGLLGVYLFYSRPEIKELGGWNLEAALMVVGFFTLTEGLISVWLRPNLTQLSEGIRTGTLDFLLLKPVDAQFQLSARNLNLLRLPDMLLGFGLIIWSAAALGTVTLGGALLAAVLYLSAVAMVYAIWFILNTSAFWLVNVQNVTELFQGVFSAGRYPLQALPLWIRPVLTFVIPVAFITTIPAQALRGELGQAALFSPLVALVLLVLCRVFWLRALGSYTSASS; translated from the coding sequence ATGAGATTCTTCCGCCTCCTGCGAATCTACCTTTCTGCCAGTCTCAGCGTGCAACTGGCTTACCGCGCCAACTTCTTCGCGGCCCTGCTGAGCAGCTTTGCCAACCTCGCCACCGGCCTGCTGGGCGTGTACCTGTTTTACAGCCGTCCCGAAATCAAGGAGCTTGGCGGCTGGAATCTGGAGGCAGCGCTGATGGTAGTGGGTTTCTTCACACTCACTGAGGGCCTGATCAGCGTCTGGCTGCGGCCCAACCTCACCCAGCTCTCCGAAGGCATCCGCACCGGCACGCTGGACTTTTTACTGCTTAAGCCGGTGGACGCGCAGTTTCAGCTCTCGGCCCGCAATCTCAATTTGCTGCGGCTGCCCGACATGCTGCTGGGTTTTGGCCTGATCATCTGGTCGGCGGCGGCGCTGGGCACGGTCACGCTCGGCGGGGCGCTGCTGGCCGCCGTGCTCTATCTCAGTGCCGTGGCGATGGTCTACGCGATCTGGTTTATTCTCAACACCTCGGCCTTCTGGCTGGTCAACGTCCAAAATGTCACCGAGCTGTTTCAGGGCGTCTTCAGCGCGGGCCGCTATCCGCTGCAAGCTCTGCCGCTGTGGATTCGCCCGGTGCTGACTTTTGTGATCCCAGTGGCCTTCATTACGACCATTCCAGCTCAGGCTCTGCGCGGCGAGTTGGGGCAGGCGGCGCTGTTCAGTCCGTTGGTGGCGCTAGTGTTGCTGGTGCTGTGCCGGGTGTTCTGGCTGCGTGCGCTGGGCAGTTACACCAGTGCCAGCAGTTGA
- a CDS encoding amidohydrolase family protein, translating into MSELELIHADILYTGMGLPIRDGAVVMGGQTIAAAGDLDTLRRQYPQAELRRTVGVIAPPPVNAHAHLDMSDYAFQALPYFQWIPEVVIAGRLSRGLAGAKKGLAQVQQSGAAALGDIVWPGTPEVMDYLLSEAELGGVAYWEVLDPDPATAEATFAQVVQDVQRFRKLERPGGMRLGLSPHATHTVSHKLHRLLANFARREGLPLQIHVAEHPSEVELFQSGTGPLAESFARMISFTSPSLTLPEVLGRAPSSDLTPVSYLADLGVLDAKPTLIHMVNVTDEDIRTVAQAGANVVTCPRSNANLECGTFRWTAFVAAGVDVALGTDSVASGETLNIFDETLAARRIHANLDPRLIVRAAVKGGSRVLGTKVPFLRRGEAWSEGFIWPEA; encoded by the coding sequence ATGAGCGAGTTGGAACTGATTCACGCCGACATTCTCTACACCGGCATGGGTCTTCCCATTCGGGACGGCGCGGTGGTCATGGGCGGCCAGACCATTGCGGCGGCGGGCGATCTGGACACCCTGCGCCGCCAGTACCCGCAGGCCGAGCTGCGCCGCACAGTGGGCGTGATTGCCCCGCCGCCTGTCAATGCCCACGCGCACCTCGACATGTCGGATTACGCTTTTCAGGCGCTGCCGTATTTCCAGTGGATTCCTGAAGTGGTGATCGCTGGGCGGCTCTCACGCGGTCTAGCCGGAGCCAAAAAAGGTCTGGCCCAAGTCCAGCAAAGCGGTGCGGCGGCTCTGGGCGACATAGTCTGGCCCGGCACCCCGGAAGTCATGGACTACCTGCTGAGCGAGGCTGAACTCGGCGGAGTGGCCTACTGGGAAGTGCTTGACCCCGATCCGGCCACCGCCGAGGCCACCTTCGCTCAGGTGGTGCAAGATGTGCAGCGTTTCCGCAAACTGGAACGCCCCGGCGGGATGCGGCTGGGCCTGTCGCCGCACGCCACCCACACTGTTTCGCACAAATTGCATCGCCTCCTGGCCAACTTTGCCCGGCGCGAGGGCTTGCCGCTGCAAATCCACGTGGCCGAGCATCCAAGTGAAGTGGAGCTGTTTCAAAGTGGTACTGGCCCACTGGCCGAGAGCTTTGCCCGCATGATTTCATTTACCTCACCTAGCCTGACATTGCCGGAAGTGCTGGGCCGCGCTCCCAGTTCAGACCTGACGCCCGTCTCTTACCTAGCTGACTTGGGCGTGCTGGACGCCAAACCCACCCTGATTCACATGGTCAACGTCACCGATGAGGACATCCGCACGGTGGCGCAGGCTGGAGCCAACGTCGTCACCTGTCCGCGCAGCAATGCCAATCTGGAGTGCGGCACCTTCCGCTGGACGGCTTTCGTGGCGGCAGGTGTGGACGTGGCACTTGGCACCGATAGCGTGGCGAGCGGCGAAACGTTGAATATCTTTGACGAAACCCTAGCAGCGCGGCGCATTCATGCCAACCTCGACCCCCGCCTGATCGTGCGGGCGGCGGTCAAAGGAGGGAGCCGGGTGCTGGGGACGAAGGTGCCGTTTCTGCGGCGAGGCGAGGCGTGGAGCGAGGGGTTTATCTGGCCAGAAGCCTAG
- a CDS encoding putative quinol monooxygenase: MILSHGTLTFPAAHLDTARSMMRDLAAQTRTEPGCLLYQVSENLETPGGFIISEQWESMDAMQVHLNQPEVGELVEKVKGMGVNDLSITAWSAGEATKIM; this comes from the coding sequence ATGATTCTTTCACACGGCACTTTGACGTTTCCGGCGGCCCACCTCGATACCGCCCGCAGCATGATGCGCGACCTCGCCGCTCAGACCCGCACCGAACCGGGCTGTTTGCTTTATCAGGTTTCGGAGAATCTCGAAACGCCCGGCGGATTTATTATCAGCGAGCAGTGGGAGAGCATGGACGCCATGCAAGTTCACCTGAATCAGCCGGAAGTCGGTGAGTTGGTGGAGAAGGTCAAGGGAATGGGCGTCAACGATCTGAGCATCACCGCCTGGTCAGCGGGTGAAGCGACAAAAATCATGTAG
- a CDS encoding alpha/beta hydrolase family protein, which produces METFASFKVGGQKIYGMVHLPEPDLTGTPRPQHGFAGVVILHGFTGNRGGDHRLLPLLSRYLAERGIASLRFDFRGSGESEGDFSEMTVSREVEDAVAMVEYFKDLPEIDPERVMLLGFSMGGLVAALTAPQVRPHRLALWAPALPELWLKMLPGGFVPPAIMDQGGWPIGREFFLEMPRLNPLKAAGQFGGQARVFHGDADKTCPPEYGVRYAEALGCDCIAIPNGTHTFESLESTETLYKATAAFLLGE; this is translated from the coding sequence ATGGAAACCTTCGCGTCCTTCAAAGTCGGCGGACAAAAAATCTACGGCATGGTTCACTTGCCCGAACCCGATCTGACCGGCACCCCTAGGCCCCAGCACGGCTTTGCTGGCGTGGTCATTTTGCACGGCTTTACCGGCAACCGGGGCGGCGATCACCGTCTGCTGCCGCTGCTTTCGCGCTACCTGGCCGAGCGCGGAATCGCCTCGCTGCGCTTTGACTTTCGGGGCAGCGGCGAATCCGAGGGCGACTTTTCGGAAATGACGGTCAGCCGAGAAGTGGAAGACGCCGTGGCGATGGTTGAATATTTCAAAGACCTGCCCGAAATTGACCCCGAGCGGGTGATGCTGCTGGGCTTTTCGATGGGCGGGCTGGTGGCGGCTCTCACTGCGCCTCAAGTGCGTCCGCACCGGCTGGCGCTGTGGGCACCGGCCTTGCCCGAGCTGTGGCTCAAAATGTTGCCCGGCGGGTTTGTGCCGCCCGCCATCATGGATCAGGGCGGCTGGCCGATTGGCCGCGAGTTCTTTTTGGAAATGCCGCGCCTGAATCCGCTCAAAGCCGCCGGGCAATTTGGTGGGCAGGCCCGCGTCTTTCACGGGGACGCCGATAAAACCTGTCCGCCGGAGTACGGTGTGCGCTACGCCGAGGCGCTCGGCTGCGACTGCATTGCTATCCCTAACGGCACCCACACCTTCGAGAGCTTGGAAAGCACTGAGACGCTGTATAAGGCAACGGCGGCGTTTTTGCTGGGTGAGTGA
- the nhaA gene encoding Na+/H+ antiporter NhaA, whose amino-acid sequence MSLPSVLKPALTPFIRFVQNEAFAGVLLVCVAIFAFAWANSPWAVNYFDLRSTYFKLTLGSSELKLSLEHWANDGLMAVFFLLVGLEIKRELLIGELASRRKATLAVAAAAGGMLLPAGLYALVNGGGVGASGWGVPMATDIAFALGVLALLGSRVPLGLKIFLTALAIVDDLGAVLVIAFFYTSGLNLTFLALAALTWGLALFAGWRGLFSLKIYAVLGAFLWFFVLESGLHATLAGVLLALAVPIRRPDPAGYLASLNAAPRPTEGEEEEARLLDLEDLLERSQSPLHRLEHAIHPFVTYAVLPAFALMNAGVAIGGGAGLGVVSLGVLLGLLLGKPLGVVGFAWLAVRFKLAALPDRVHWGHMVGAGLLAGIGFTMSLFVSNLAFGNEALLTQAKLGVLLASVLAAILGAGWLLVVGKSGAEGEALDGAVSAE is encoded by the coding sequence ATGAGTTTACCGTCCGTCCTTAAGCCCGCACTGACGCCCTTTATTCGGTTCGTGCAAAATGAAGCGTTCGCAGGCGTACTGCTGGTTTGCGTGGCCATCTTCGCCTTTGCTTGGGCCAATTCGCCTTGGGCTGTCAATTATTTTGATCTGCGCTCCACCTATTTCAAATTGACGCTGGGCAGCTCAGAACTCAAGCTTTCCCTGGAGCACTGGGCCAACGACGGCTTGATGGCGGTGTTTTTCCTGTTGGTGGGCTTAGAGATCAAGCGCGAACTCTTGATTGGTGAGTTGGCCTCGCGCCGCAAGGCGACCCTGGCAGTGGCCGCCGCCGCAGGCGGAATGCTGCTTCCGGCGGGCCTTTATGCGCTCGTGAACGGCGGCGGCGTGGGCGCGTCGGGCTGGGGCGTGCCGATGGCCACCGACATCGCCTTCGCGCTGGGCGTTCTGGCGTTGTTGGGCTCACGGGTGCCGCTGGGCCTCAAAATCTTTTTGACAGCGCTGGCCATCGTGGACGATCTGGGCGCGGTGCTGGTCATCGCCTTTTTTTATACTTCCGGTCTCAACCTGACTTTTTTGGCGCTGGCCGCCCTGACTTGGGGGTTGGCCCTCTTTGCAGGCTGGCGCGGGTTGTTCAGCCTCAAAATTTACGCGGTGCTGGGCGCGTTCCTGTGGTTTTTCGTGCTGGAATCCGGCCTGCATGCCACCCTAGCGGGGGTGCTGCTGGCGCTGGCCGTGCCGATTCGCAGGCCTGATCCGGCTGGCTACTTGGCCTCACTGAACGCCGCGCCGAGGCCCACCGAAGGCGAAGAAGAAGAAGCCCGCCTGCTCGACCTCGAAGACCTGCTGGAGCGTTCCCAAAGCCCGCTGCACCGACTCGAACACGCCATTCACCCGTTCGTCACCTACGCGGTGCTGCCCGCCTTCGCCCTGATGAATGCTGGGGTCGCCATTGGCGGCGGCGCGGGGCTGGGTGTGGTGTCACTGGGCGTGCTGCTGGGGCTGCTGCTCGGTAAACCGCTGGGTGTGGTGGGCTTCGCGTGGCTGGCGGTGCGCTTTAAGCTGGCTGCTTTGCCTGACCGCGTCCACTGGGGCCACATGGTCGGTGCGGGGCTACTGGCAGGCATCGGCTTTACCATGAGCTTGTTTGTCTCCAATCTGGCCTTTGGCAATGAGGCGCTGCTGACCCAGGCCAAACTCGGTGTGCTGCTGGCCTCGGTGCTGGCGGCGATCCTGGGCGCGGGCTGGTTGCTGGTGGTCGGCAAATCCGGTGCGGAAGGCGAAGCGCTGGACGGGGCAGTGAGCGCGGAGTAG
- a CDS encoding globin domain-containing protein, with the protein MTAPLQLAASPEDTLYKRIGPEVLHDLVTCFYGHVAQHPDLIPIFPTDLSLTARKQEAFLSGFLGGPPLYHQEFGPPRLRARHLPFEITPTRARAWLACMNTAIHETPDLAPDAAAELFAALTRTAAAMVNTPEPV; encoded by the coding sequence ATGACCGCTCCCCTACAACTGGCCGCCTCGCCCGAAGACACGCTGTACAAGCGTATCGGCCCTGAGGTGCTTCACGATCTGGTGACCTGCTTTTACGGCCACGTCGCCCAACACCCCGACCTGATTCCCATTTTTCCCACCGACCTGAGCCTTACCGCCCGCAAGCAGGAAGCCTTCCTGAGCGGCTTTTTGGGTGGGCCGCCGCTTTACCATCAGGAGTTCGGGCCTCCCCGCTTGAGGGCGCGGCATTTGCCGTTTGAAATCACCCCGACGCGGGCGCGAGCGTGGCTGGCCTGCATGAATACGGCTATACACGAAACTCCCGACCTCGCGCCCGACGCTGCCGCCGAACTCTTTGCCGCACTGACCCGTACTGCTGCCGCGATGGTCAACACGCCGGAACCCGTATGA
- the sthA gene encoding Si-specific NAD(P)(+) transhydrogenase produces MPTHPSPANTPLPPHTARPEEFTYDLLVIGSGPGGQRAAIQAAKLGKKVAVVERKAVIGGVCINTGTIPSKTFREAIMHLSGYNERGLYGSAYAVKDDITVQDLLLRTSSVMSHELDVVRNQLHRNRVESINAEASFMGPNTVRLRDVRGHGDGWRDVTAHTIVVAVGTKAARDPKIPFDGQSIIISDDILDLQNLPRTVTVIGGGVIGCEYASMFAALGVRVTLIDKRPRLLEFVDHEITDVLAYQMRQNRMTLRLGEAVKVVEKVQDRLGERVKVTLASGKEILSDMVLYAIGRVGATERLNLEAAGLSADERGRISVNGHYQTSVSHIYAVGDVIGFPSLASISMEQGRLATCHAFGIPTQSVPELFPYGIYTIPEISTVGKNEEELTSAGVPYEIGKAQYREIARGQIIGDEQGTLKLIFHLETRELLGVHIIGTGASELIHIGQAVMAFGGTVDYFVNTVFNYPTLAECYKTAAFDGINRLGSAPLLEPKLEPAKEVGEVI; encoded by the coding sequence GTGCCTACTCACCCTTCGCCTGCCAATACCCCGCTGCCGCCTCACACCGCCCGCCCCGAAGAATTCACTTATGATCTGCTGGTGATCGGCTCTGGCCCCGGCGGGCAGCGGGCAGCGATTCAGGCAGCTAAACTCGGCAAAAAAGTGGCGGTGGTCGAGCGTAAGGCGGTCATCGGCGGGGTGTGCATCAACACCGGCACCATCCCTTCCAAGACCTTCCGCGAGGCGATCATGCACCTGAGCGGCTACAACGAGCGCGGTCTGTACGGCTCCGCCTACGCGGTCAAAGACGACATCACCGTGCAGGATCTGCTGCTTAGAACCAGTAGCGTGATGTCACACGAGCTGGACGTGGTTCGCAATCAACTGCACCGCAACCGGGTGGAGAGCATCAACGCCGAAGCTTCATTCATGGGCCCGAATACCGTGCGGCTGCGCGACGTGCGCGGCCACGGCGACGGCTGGCGCGACGTGACCGCCCACACCATCGTCGTGGCGGTGGGCACCAAAGCGGCCCGCGACCCCAAAATTCCCTTCGACGGCCAGAGCATCATCATCAGCGACGACATTTTGGATTTGCAGAACTTGCCGCGCACCGTCACGGTCATCGGCGGCGGCGTCATCGGCTGCGAGTACGCCAGCATGTTCGCTGCGCTGGGGGTGCGCGTCACGCTGATCGACAAGCGCCCGCGCCTGCTGGAGTTCGTGGATCATGAGATCACCGACGTGCTGGCGTACCAGATGCGCCAGAACCGCATGACCCTGCGGCTGGGCGAAGCGGTGAAAGTGGTGGAGAAGGTTCAGGACCGCCTCGGCGAGCGGGTCAAGGTGACGCTGGCGAGCGGCAAGGAAATTCTGAGCGACATGGTGCTGTACGCGATTGGCCGGGTGGGGGCCACCGAGCGCCTCAACCTGGAAGCGGCGGGCCTCAGCGCCGACGAGCGGGGCCGCATCAGCGTCAACGGGCACTATCAGACCAGCGTCAGTCACATTTACGCGGTGGGCGACGTGATCGGTTTTCCGAGTCTGGCCAGCATCAGCATGGAGCAGGGGCGCTTGGCGACCTGCCACGCCTTCGGCATCCCGACTCAGAGCGTGCCGGAATTGTTTCCCTACGGCATTTACACCATTCCTGAAATCAGCACCGTGGGCAAAAATGAAGAGGAGCTGACCTCGGCGGGCGTGCCTTACGAGATCGGCAAGGCCCAGTACCGCGAAATTGCGCGGGGCCAGATCATCGGCGACGAACAGGGCACCCTCAAGCTGATCTTCCACCTAGAGACACGGGAACTGCTGGGCGTGCATATCATCGGCACCGGAGCCAGCGAGCTGATTCATATCGGGCAGGCGGTGATGGCGTTTGGCGGCACGGTGGATTACTTCGTCAACACGGTGTTCAACTACCCCACGCTGGCCGAGTGCTACAAGACCGCCGCCTTTGACGGCATCAACCGCCTGGGCAGTGCGCCCTTGCTGGAGCCGAAACTGGAACCGGCCAAGGAAGTGGGGGAAGTGATCTAG
- a CDS encoding ABC transporter ATP-binding protein, whose amino-acid sequence MMSNRSDPNITVRADQLRKAYTVTEKEAGFLGSLRAFVRPKTRTVEAVRGVSFELTGGEMVGFLGPNGAGKTTTLKMLSGLLHPSGGAASVQGHTPQKREVAFLKQITLVMGQKQQLIWDLPAQDSFLVNQAIYEISDSDYKATMREFDEVLDLSGILSKQVRKLSLGERMKCELAAALLHRPKVLFLDEPTIGLDVNMQERIREFVREYNARFNATVMLTSHYMADVTALCRRILVIDGGELVFDGDLAGLTTGPDARKTVRLQLSRPATAEELARYGEVVRLDGLDAELTVPRSEVSARAAALLTHFEVADLTVEDPPIEQVIGQLFRSEKKAEPVRELA is encoded by the coding sequence ATGATGTCTAATCGTTCCGACCCAAACATAACGGTGCGGGCCGATCAACTCCGCAAAGCCTACACCGTCACCGAAAAGGAAGCGGGCTTTCTGGGCAGCTTGCGGGCCTTCGTGCGGCCCAAAACGCGCACGGTGGAAGCGGTCAGGGGAGTCAGCTTCGAGCTGACCGGCGGCGAGATGGTGGGTTTTCTCGGCCCCAACGGTGCGGGCAAAACCACCACACTCAAGATGCTCTCGGGCCTGCTGCACCCGTCCGGCGGCGCGGCCAGCGTGCAGGGCCACACGCCGCAAAAGCGCGAGGTAGCCTTTCTTAAACAGATCACGCTGGTGATGGGACAAAAGCAGCAACTCATCTGGGATTTGCCCGCTCAGGACAGCTTCCTGGTCAATCAAGCGATCTACGAGATCTCTGACAGCGATTACAAAGCCACCATGCGCGAGTTTGACGAGGTGCTGGATTTGTCGGGCATTCTCAGCAAGCAGGTTCGCAAACTGAGCCTGGGCGAGCGGATGAAGTGCGAGCTGGCTGCCGCGCTGCTCCACCGCCCTAAAGTCCTGTTTCTAGACGAACCCACCATCGGCTTGGACGTGAACATGCAGGAGCGTATCCGTGAGTTCGTGCGCGAGTACAATGCCCGCTTCAACGCCACCGTGATGCTGACCAGTCACTACATGGCCGACGTGACGGCGCTATGCCGCAGGATTCTGGTGATCGACGGCGGCGAACTGGTCTTTGACGGCGATCTGGCGGGCCTGACCACCGGCCCCGACGCCCGCAAAACCGTGCGTCTGCAACTCAGTAGGCCCGCCACCGCCGAGGAGCTGGCCCGCTACGGTGAGGTGGTGCGCTTAGACGGTCTGGACGCTGAATTGACCGTGCCCCGAAGCGAAGTCAGCGCCCGCGCCGCCGCCCTGCTGACCCATTTCGAGGTGGCCGACCTGACCGTGGAAGACCCGCCGATTGAGCAGGTAATCGGACAACTGTTCAGAAGCGAGAAGAAAGCCGAACCCGTCAGGGAACTGGCGTGA